From a single Chlamydia muridarum str. Nigg genomic region:
- a CDS encoding CDP-alcohol phosphatidyltransferase family protein: MRQFCNLLSLSRVWLALLFCQERVVARLLVIFAAMVSDVLDGYLARRYNATSRLGSILDPATDKIFFLICVGMLFWENSLGFVHLALIFSRDIFLVFFGFYLSWVRGWRGYDYRALYFGKFFTVVQFFILFGVTVGVQIPAIWLTPLVVIGALYFLERVLDYRRHCLE; encoded by the coding sequence ATGAGACAATTCTGTAACCTCCTTTCTTTGTCCAGAGTGTGGCTAGCTCTTCTTTTTTGCCAAGAGAGAGTCGTTGCGAGGTTGTTGGTCATTTTCGCTGCGATGGTTAGTGATGTTTTAGATGGCTATTTAGCCAGACGATATAATGCTACAAGTCGCTTGGGATCAATACTCGACCCTGCTACAGACAAAATCTTTTTTTTAATCTGCGTAGGAATGTTGTTCTGGGAAAATTCCTTAGGATTTGTCCATCTCGCCCTGATTTTTTCTAGAGATATTTTCTTAGTGTTTTTTGGATTTTATCTCTCTTGGGTTAGAGGGTGGAGAGGATATGACTATAGGGCTTTATATTTTGGCAAGTTCTTTACAGTTGTTCAGTTCTTTATTTTGTTTGGGGTAACGGTTGGTGTGCAGATTCCAGCTATCTGGCTGACTCCCTTAGTTGTTATTGGTGCTCTCTATTTTTTGGAAAGGGTTTTGGATTACAGGCGACACTGTTTAGAGTAA
- the rho gene encoding transcription termination factor Rho produces the protein MKEESPAEVLHKVKEHKRREGPLPLGKEGSEDSAVATEEKEAPRPVAVTKIAKLQRMGINELNVLARQYGVKNVGSLTKSQVVFEIVKAKSERPDEFLIGEGVLEVLPDGFGFLRSPTYNYLPSAEDIYVSPAQIRRFDLKKGDTIVGTIRSPKEKEKYFALLKVDKINGSTPDKAKERVLFENLTPLHPNERLIMEMGKENLAERVLDLTAPIGKGQRGLIVAPPRSGKTVILQSIAHAIAVNNPDAELIVLLIDERPEEVTDMIRQVRGEVVASTFDEQPDRHIQVAEMVIEKARRLVEHGKDVVILLDSITRLARAYNTVQPHSGKILTGGVDASALHKPKRFFGAARNIEGGGSLTILATALIDTGSRMDEVIFEEFKGTGNMELVLDRHLSDRRIYPAIDLIKSGTRKEELLYHPGELEKVRLFRQAIAGLTAIDAMQLLLGRLKKTNSNTEFLLSLKD, from the coding sequence ATGAAAGAAGAAAGTCCAGCCGAGGTCTTACACAAGGTAAAGGAGCATAAGAGGCGCGAGGGTCCTTTACCATTGGGAAAAGAAGGTAGTGAAGACAGTGCTGTTGCTACAGAAGAGAAAGAGGCCCCGCGGCCAGTGGCAGTGACAAAGATTGCTAAACTACAACGCATGGGCATTAATGAGCTGAATGTTTTAGCGCGGCAATATGGGGTGAAGAATGTAGGTTCCCTGACGAAATCGCAGGTAGTGTTCGAAATCGTTAAAGCTAAGTCTGAACGTCCTGATGAGTTTTTGATTGGTGAGGGAGTTTTAGAAGTTCTCCCAGATGGCTTTGGGTTTCTGAGATCTCCTACATACAACTATCTTCCTTCTGCAGAGGATATTTATGTTTCTCCAGCGCAGATTCGTCGTTTTGATTTGAAGAAAGGAGATACTATCGTTGGAACGATCCGTTCTCCTAAGGAGAAAGAGAAGTATTTTGCTTTATTGAAAGTAGATAAAATCAACGGTTCGACTCCCGATAAAGCGAAAGAAAGAGTTTTATTTGAGAACTTAACCCCACTGCATCCTAATGAGCGGTTAATCATGGAGATGGGGAAAGAAAACCTGGCGGAGCGTGTATTGGATTTAACAGCTCCAATTGGTAAGGGACAACGAGGGCTGATTGTGGCTCCGCCTCGTTCCGGGAAAACAGTGATTTTGCAGAGTATTGCGCACGCCATTGCTGTAAATAATCCTGATGCAGAGCTCATTGTATTACTGATTGATGAGCGTCCTGAAGAAGTTACTGATATGATTCGTCAGGTTCGAGGTGAAGTTGTTGCATCGACTTTTGATGAACAGCCTGATCGACATATTCAAGTTGCTGAAATGGTAATTGAAAAGGCAAGACGTTTAGTTGAGCACGGTAAAGATGTTGTGATTTTACTAGATTCTATTACGCGTTTAGCTCGTGCATATAACACTGTGCAACCACATTCAGGAAAAATCCTCACTGGAGGGGTAGATGCCAGTGCCTTACATAAACCTAAGCGTTTCTTTGGTGCGGCTAGAAATATTGAAGGTGGTGGGTCTCTAACGATTTTAGCCACAGCGTTAATTGATACGGGGTCAAGAATGGATGAGGTGATCTTTGAGGAATTCAAAGGAACCGGAAACATGGAATTAGTTCTTGATCGGCACCTTTCTGATCGTAGAATTTATCCTGCTATTGATTTGATTAAGAGCGGAACACGAAAAGAAGAATTGCTATACCATCCAGGAGAGTTAGAGAAAGTGCGGCTGTTCCGGCAGGCTATAGCTGGCTTAACAGCAATAGATGCAATGCAGTTGCTTCTTGGTCGGTTGAAAAAGACAAATAGCAACACAGAGTTTCTATTGTCATTAAAGGATTAA
- the npt2 gene encoding NTP/H+ exchange transporter Npt2, with protein MSSEVKTFSKFRRYFFPIHKSEFPKFIPLLLLAFFVGFNYSLLKTTKDSLVLAGSRAGAEVIPFLKVWGIVPGAVIITMIYGWMSCRYSRGFVFCALVGGFLSFFALFACVIYPMGDALHLNGLAAKLQTILPRGARGFVVMVQYWSYSLYYVMSELWSSVVLSTLFWGIANHITSVREAGRFYALINVGLNVSSIVAGEISLWLGKHTLIPSSMAVDAWHGVLLNITLLIVAAGGLILYLYRKLDHLTEEAPVLGDGLVSEMSVAQLKQEKKRPKAKAKSLLSVLFRSRYLMGIAVVVLAYNLAIHLLEVVWKEQVCQIYSSRVEFNSYMSRITAFTGIVSALAGVFAAGQSIRRWGWTVGALITPLTMLITGGLFFGAIYAVKGDAMILGGFLGFSPLVLTAWLGGVQNVFSRAIKFTYFDQTKEMAFIPLEDDEKDYGKAAIDGVISRVGKSGGSLVYQALLIIFSSVADCMNAITIVLLLALGGWIWVVAWLGKEYSVRTAALGKARAAEEPSLQDEDESRVSSPISEPEAREEVVTTL; from the coding sequence ATGTCTTCCGAGGTAAAAACCTTTTCGAAGTTTAGAAGATACTTTTTCCCTATCCACAAATCAGAATTCCCCAAATTCATACCGCTGCTTTTGTTAGCTTTTTTTGTAGGTTTTAACTACTCATTACTAAAGACCACAAAAGATTCTCTTGTTTTAGCCGGGTCTCGAGCAGGAGCGGAAGTTATACCCTTCTTAAAAGTCTGGGGGATTGTTCCAGGTGCTGTTATTATCACCATGATTTATGGGTGGATGAGTTGTCGTTACTCCAGAGGCTTCGTTTTCTGCGCTCTTGTTGGTGGTTTTTTGAGCTTTTTTGCTCTATTTGCTTGCGTGATTTACCCTATGGGGGATGCGTTGCATTTGAACGGATTGGCCGCAAAACTGCAGACTATTCTGCCTCGAGGAGCTCGAGGTTTCGTAGTTATGGTTCAGTACTGGAGCTACAGCTTGTACTACGTAATGTCTGAGCTATGGAGTTCCGTTGTTTTATCCACTTTATTTTGGGGGATCGCTAACCACATTACGAGTGTGCGTGAAGCAGGCCGCTTTTACGCTCTCATTAATGTTGGATTAAATGTCTCTTCTATTGTTGCGGGAGAAATTTCTCTCTGGCTGGGTAAACATACGTTAATTCCTTCCTCTATGGCTGTGGATGCTTGGCACGGGGTATTACTCAATATTACTCTGTTGATTGTTGCTGCAGGAGGATTGATCCTCTATTTATACCGAAAACTGGACCATTTAACAGAAGAGGCTCCTGTATTAGGAGACGGATTGGTGTCAGAAATGTCGGTTGCTCAGCTCAAGCAGGAGAAGAAGCGGCCTAAGGCAAAAGCAAAAAGTCTTCTGTCTGTTCTGTTCCGTTCCCGCTATTTAATGGGAATTGCTGTTGTTGTTCTCGCTTACAACTTAGCTATCCATCTGTTAGAAGTTGTTTGGAAGGAGCAAGTCTGTCAAATCTATTCCTCTCGAGTAGAATTTAATTCCTACATGAGTAGGATTACAGCTTTCACTGGGATAGTGTCTGCTCTGGCAGGGGTTTTTGCTGCAGGGCAAAGTATCCGCCGGTGGGGGTGGACTGTTGGAGCTTTGATAACTCCGCTAACGATGTTGATAACGGGGGGGCTCTTCTTTGGTGCGATCTATGCTGTAAAAGGCGATGCGATGATTTTAGGCGGATTTCTTGGATTTTCCCCGCTAGTTCTCACAGCTTGGCTGGGAGGTGTGCAGAACGTCTTTTCTAGAGCAATTAAATTTACTTACTTTGATCAAACTAAAGAAATGGCATTTATTCCTTTGGAAGATGATGAGAAAGATTATGGTAAGGCCGCTATTGATGGAGTGATTTCTAGGGTTGGTAAGTCGGGGGGATCTTTGGTTTACCAAGCATTATTGATCATTTTCTCTTCTGTTGCAGATTGCATGAATGCGATTACTATTGTCTTACTATTAGCTTTAGGAGGATGGATTTGGGTAGTTGCTTGGTTAGGTAAAGAGTATTCTGTTAGAACCGCTGCTTTAGGTAAGGCGAGGGCTGCTGAAGAGCCGTCTTTGCAGGATGAAGACGAGAGTAGAGTCTCCTCTCCTATATCAGAGCCCGAAGCTCGAGAAGAGGTAGTAACAACTTTATAG
- the coaE gene encoding dephospho-CoA kinase (Dephospho-CoA kinase (CoaE) performs the final step in coenzyme A biosynthesis.) translates to MLDLLKISVTGDPSSGKTEACQVFEELGAFVISADKVSHSFLVPYTSEGQRVVDLLGPEIIVENTLNRKAIAKKVFGNRDLLLSLEKILHPGVCRFVEENYTQVVQAQKYSLFVVEVPLLYEIQYADWFDRVILISADTEIRKERFLKKTGGSDTSFDLRCARFSSLEEKILRADVVIENNGTKEEFRHKVKQCFKALKGTI, encoded by the coding sequence ATGCTAGATTTATTGAAGATTTCTGTTACAGGGGATCCCTCTTCGGGGAAAACTGAGGCGTGTCAGGTTTTTGAAGAATTGGGGGCTTTTGTAATTAGTGCTGATAAAGTTTCTCATAGTTTCCTTGTTCCTTATACCTCAGAGGGTCAGCGTGTAGTTGATCTTTTGGGTCCAGAGATAATCGTAGAGAATACTCTCAATAGAAAGGCTATCGCTAAAAAAGTTTTTGGTAACCGAGATTTGTTGCTGTCCTTAGAAAAGATCTTGCATCCGGGAGTATGCCGTTTTGTTGAGGAAAACTATACGCAAGTGGTTCAAGCACAAAAATATTCTCTGTTTGTTGTAGAAGTCCCTCTGTTGTATGAGATTCAGTATGCAGATTGGTTTGATCGGGTTATTTTGATCTCTGCAGATACCGAGATACGTAAAGAGCGTTTTCTTAAAAAAACTGGAGGCTCGGATACCAGTTTCGATCTTCGGTGTGCGCGCTTTTCTTCTTTAGAAGAAAAAATTCTGCGAGCGGATGTGGTCATAGAGAACAATGGAACGAAGGAAGAATTTCGTCACAAAGTAAAACAATGTTTTAAGGCTTTAAAGGGAACAATATGA
- a CDS encoding S49 family peptidase: protein MKNFFRFLLKGFLSACGLFVGVLGAMSFIFILLSLCVMGKDSALFVSLPNAQGVVQELGKTSPILAIIEINDAIMANSGSAKRLQSTLQSLSEAPYKGRVKGLLIKMDCPGGEIFEIDRMSAALSFWKQKLGIPVHVFVSGLCASGGYYVACIADRIGTTSTSLIGSIGVRSGPYFNIKEGLQRLGVETAILTAGDDKAPLNPFSPWTEEEYAERQGIVDALYEQFVDHVVKHRSQLSKEHVTQVLGARVFIAKQALEEGLVDIVNQTQEQALDDLAGVCGVKEDYRVIGLSSGHFLRRFSSCLSNSPLVTGKLQLAVLPDQQQKSLWYIGE, encoded by the coding sequence ATGAAGAATTTTTTTCGATTTTTATTAAAAGGGTTCTTATCTGCCTGCGGATTGTTCGTAGGTGTTCTGGGAGCTATGAGCTTCATTTTTATTTTACTTTCTTTGTGTGTGATGGGCAAAGACTCGGCTTTATTTGTGAGTCTTCCTAATGCTCAAGGAGTAGTTCAAGAGCTGGGGAAAACATCTCCGATTCTAGCTATCATTGAGATTAATGATGCTATTATGGCTAACAGCGGGTCAGCTAAACGATTGCAATCTACTTTACAGTCTTTGAGTGAAGCCCCGTATAAGGGAAGAGTGAAGGGACTTTTAATTAAAATGGATTGCCCTGGAGGAGAAATTTTTGAAATTGATCGTATGAGTGCAGCGCTTTCTTTTTGGAAGCAGAAATTAGGAATCCCGGTACACGTTTTTGTATCAGGTCTTTGTGCTTCTGGAGGATACTATGTTGCTTGCATAGCTGATCGAATTGGAACCACCTCTACTTCCCTGATTGGATCGATTGGGGTGCGATCAGGTCCATATTTTAACATTAAGGAAGGACTTCAGAGACTTGGGGTGGAAACCGCCATTCTCACTGCGGGAGATGATAAGGCTCCTCTGAATCCATTTTCTCCATGGACTGAAGAAGAGTATGCGGAGCGACAAGGTATAGTAGATGCGCTTTATGAACAGTTTGTGGATCATGTTGTTAAACATCGTTCACAATTATCTAAAGAGCATGTGACTCAGGTTTTAGGAGCCCGTGTGTTTATTGCAAAGCAGGCTTTGGAAGAGGGGCTTGTTGATATTGTTAACCAAACTCAAGAGCAAGCTTTAGATGACCTTGCTGGAGTTTGCGGAGTCAAAGAAGATTATCGAGTTATTGGATTGAGTTCTGGGCATTTTCTGAGACGTTTTTCTAGCTGTTTGAGCAACAGTCCTCTTGTGACAGGTAAGCTTCAATTGGCTGTGTTGCCTGATCAACAACAAAAATCTCTGTGGTACATAGGTGAGTGA
- the polA gene encoding DNA polymerase I — MKKLFILDASGFIFRAYFALPEMRGPNGGSTQAVFGFIRSLDKLVNDLSPEYMVAVFDGPNNKQSRQELYADYKSNRDRKFEDLPEQIALVKQYCELIGIPCLEKEGVEADDVIASVAKKAVAEGFEVCICTADKDLLQLVNSQVSVFNPWKEQEIKYNEVLLQFGVAPDQIADYLALVGDSSDNIPGVVGCGPKKAQAFLKEFQSVEDLVANTQRLSSKNKQMIEEQIETLLLSKRLATLHTDLMIPLKTEEMSFSSQTADVAQLNAFYLQHGFKALVKHAPTSETSISLQVVKDPSVLQMVLKNLKGREVGYCVAYTGEHLPSLRLHGVALSGGDEVFYIEISGDQEIALLKAFFADATTKFFGYRTKRDNHALKNHGIDVHVTADLVLAQHLVNGGAKISFQTLLVESGHIQEAAFFAKEWGASSLPVQNLPQNPAQYFGIFVSRLPSIKNYLFEKLEEKGLKSIFKNVEQPLEEILFAMECAGMPLDSEGLLVLDRDLSKELETYTQEIYDLAGCEFNIKSPKQLSDVLYHRLGIKPVDKAKSTKAEVLEALEGSHEIISKILAFRATEKMLSTYVRALPRQIDLGTHRVHPTFNQVGTVTGRLSCQDPNLQNIPVRYERGKSLREAFRFTKENDYFLAADYSQVELRFLAHLSQDETLKRAFDSGEDIHTFTASQVFNVPLDQVTERQRYQAKAVNFGLAYGQQAYGLSKNLKISVNEAQGLIDAYFARYPQASEFITHTIEQASKEQKVTTMLGRERILSDWESSPGARAASGRLAVNTRIQGSAAELIKLAMLNISRELVSRGLKSRLLLQIHDELLFEVPKEELEEMKVLVQEKMESAMSLSVPLVVNVLIGKNWAEC; from the coding sequence ATGAAAAAACTTTTTATTTTAGACGCTTCAGGATTTATTTTTAGGGCATATTTTGCTCTCCCAGAGATGCGAGGGCCGAATGGGGGAAGTACACAGGCGGTATTTGGATTTATTCGTTCTTTAGATAAGTTAGTAAATGACCTTTCTCCAGAGTATATGGTTGCGGTATTCGATGGCCCGAATAATAAGCAGAGTCGTCAGGAGCTATATGCAGATTATAAAAGTAATCGAGATCGGAAATTCGAAGATCTCCCAGAGCAAATTGCTTTAGTAAAGCAATATTGTGAGTTGATTGGAATCCCTTGTTTAGAAAAAGAAGGTGTAGAGGCTGATGATGTAATCGCTAGTGTTGCTAAAAAAGCTGTTGCTGAGGGTTTTGAAGTGTGTATTTGCACAGCGGATAAGGACTTATTGCAATTAGTGAATAGTCAGGTCTCTGTTTTCAACCCATGGAAAGAACAGGAAATCAAATATAACGAAGTTTTATTACAATTCGGAGTCGCTCCTGATCAGATAGCTGATTATTTAGCTCTAGTTGGAGATTCTTCGGATAACATTCCTGGTGTTGTAGGTTGCGGACCTAAGAAAGCTCAGGCTTTTCTGAAAGAGTTTCAATCGGTAGAAGATTTAGTTGCCAATACACAGCGTTTATCTAGCAAAAATAAACAAATGATAGAGGAGCAGATCGAGACGCTGCTTTTGAGTAAACGTCTTGCAACTCTTCATACAGATCTCATGATCCCTCTAAAAACAGAGGAGATGTCTTTTTCTTCGCAGACTGCTGATGTAGCGCAATTAAATGCGTTTTATTTGCAGCATGGATTTAAGGCATTAGTTAAGCATGCTCCCACATCTGAAACCTCTATTTCTTTACAGGTTGTAAAAGACCCCTCTGTTTTACAGATGGTTTTAAAGAACTTAAAAGGGAGGGAAGTAGGGTATTGTGTTGCTTATACCGGGGAGCACTTGCCTTCGTTACGTCTACATGGCGTTGCTCTATCTGGAGGGGATGAAGTTTTTTACATAGAGATCTCTGGAGATCAAGAGATTGCTTTGCTTAAAGCGTTTTTTGCGGATGCTACTACTAAATTTTTTGGATACCGTACTAAACGGGATAACCATGCCTTAAAAAATCATGGGATTGATGTTCACGTAACTGCTGATTTAGTGTTAGCACAACATTTAGTTAATGGAGGAGCAAAAATTTCTTTCCAGACGCTCCTTGTTGAATCGGGTCATATTCAAGAAGCGGCATTTTTTGCAAAAGAATGGGGAGCAAGTTCTCTTCCTGTACAAAACCTTCCTCAGAATCCTGCACAATACTTTGGAATATTTGTTTCTCGGTTACCGTCTATCAAGAATTATTTGTTTGAGAAGTTAGAAGAAAAAGGATTAAAAAGTATTTTTAAAAACGTCGAACAGCCATTAGAAGAGATTTTATTTGCTATGGAATGCGCTGGGATGCCCTTAGATAGCGAGGGGTTACTGGTTTTGGACAGAGATTTGTCCAAAGAGCTCGAGACTTATACCCAAGAAATTTATGATTTGGCTGGGTGTGAGTTTAATATTAAATCTCCTAAGCAGTTATCGGATGTTTTGTATCACCGGTTGGGAATAAAGCCTGTGGATAAAGCAAAATCTACCAAGGCTGAAGTATTAGAGGCTTTAGAGGGGAGCCACGAGATCATTTCCAAAATTTTGGCTTTCCGTGCGACAGAAAAAATGTTGTCAACATATGTGAGAGCTTTGCCCAGGCAGATAGACTTAGGAACACATCGGGTTCATCCGACGTTTAACCAAGTAGGAACGGTAACAGGAAGACTTTCCTGTCAGGATCCTAATCTTCAAAATATTCCTGTTCGTTATGAAAGAGGCAAATCGCTTCGGGAGGCTTTTCGATTTACAAAAGAAAATGATTATTTTTTAGCTGCTGATTATTCTCAGGTTGAGTTACGGTTTCTTGCTCATCTTAGCCAAGATGAGACGTTGAAGCGTGCTTTTGATTCTGGAGAAGATATTCATACTTTCACTGCTTCGCAGGTATTTAACGTTCCTTTGGACCAAGTGACAGAGAGACAACGTTATCAGGCTAAAGCAGTTAATTTTGGCCTTGCGTACGGACAACAGGCATATGGATTGTCAAAAAATTTGAAGATTAGTGTGAATGAGGCTCAGGGGTTAATAGATGCCTATTTTGCTCGTTACCCTCAAGCTTCCGAGTTTATTACGCACACGATCGAGCAGGCTAGTAAAGAGCAGAAAGTGACAACGATGCTGGGGAGGGAGCGTATTTTGAGTGATTGGGAAAGCTCTCCTGGGGCACGAGCCGCTTCTGGTAGGCTTGCAGTTAATACGCGTATACAAGGTAGTGCAGCAGAACTAATTAAATTAGCTATGTTAAATATTTCTCGGGAATTAGTATCAAGAGGGCTAAAAAGTCGTTTATTACTGCAAATCCATGACGAGTTATTATTTGAAGTCCCAAAGGAAGAATTAGAGGAGATGAAAGTCCTTGTTCAAGAGAAGATGGAGTCCGCAATGTCGCTGTCTGTTCCTTTGGTTGTGAATGTCTTAATTGGAAAAAATTGGGCGGAATGCTAG